One genomic segment of Kordiimonas sp. SCSIO 12603 includes these proteins:
- a CDS encoding 8-amino-7-oxononanoate synthase, translated as MSTENKAPASLNDFASGKLQALEAKNQRRTLVNTSRTQDMALSVNGGPRLISFTDNDYLGLSTHPDVVAAAQEASARYGAGTGASRLVTGNCPLYAELEATIARIKGTEDAVVFGSGYMANVGIIPTLIGPKDLIIADELVHTCIHAGITLSRATCHFFRHNDVEYVKELLRGHRHDYERVLIVVDGIYSMDGDLAPLLELGRLAKVFDAWLMNDDAHALGTVGGGRGSAHALGAEGYVPLQMGTLSKGAGSYGGYLAASKPVIDLMKTRARSFIYTTGLPPAALGASIKALDLIENDKALTERPLKLAKQFAAALGLPEPQSPIVPLVIGAETAALDASAQLAEKGYKVIAFRPPTVPEGTSRLRFSFSASHKDEDVEGLIMACKALGYGA; from the coding sequence ATGAGCACAGAAAACAAAGCACCCGCCAGCCTGAATGATTTTGCATCCGGCAAGCTTCAAGCGTTGGAAGCCAAAAACCAGCGCCGTACTTTGGTGAACACAAGCCGCACACAGGATATGGCCCTCTCCGTTAACGGTGGCCCTCGCCTGATCAGTTTTACAGATAATGATTATCTGGGCTTATCCACACACCCTGATGTAGTGGCTGCCGCACAGGAAGCAAGTGCCCGCTACGGTGCAGGCACAGGCGCGAGCCGTTTGGTTACAGGCAACTGTCCACTGTACGCGGAACTGGAAGCTACGATAGCCCGTATTAAAGGCACGGAAGATGCCGTTGTGTTTGGCTCTGGTTACATGGCGAACGTTGGCATTATTCCAACGCTTATTGGCCCCAAAGATCTGATTATTGCGGATGAACTGGTCCACACTTGCATTCATGCAGGTATCACGCTCTCACGTGCCACTTGCCATTTCTTCAGGCATAATGATGTTGAATATGTGAAAGAACTGCTCCGCGGGCACCGTCATGACTATGAACGTGTTCTAATCGTTGTAGACGGTATCTATTCTATGGACGGTGATCTGGCTCCGCTTCTGGAATTAGGCAGGCTGGCCAAGGTATTTGATGCCTGGTTGATGAATGATGACGCCCATGCACTTGGTACTGTTGGCGGAGGCCGTGGTTCAGCCCATGCACTTGGTGCTGAAGGTTATGTACCACTGCAGATGGGCACCTTATCAAAAGGTGCTGGCTCATATGGCGGTTATCTGGCCGCATCAAAGCCTGTCATCGACCTGATGAAAACTCGTGCTCGGTCATTTATTTACACGACGGGCCTGCCACCAGCTGCTCTTGGTGCCAGCATCAAAGCGCTTGACCTGATTGAGAATGACAAAGCGCTCACGGAGCGCCCGCTTAAGCTTGCAAAGCAATTTGCTGCGGCACTTGGCTTGCCAGAACCTCAATCCCCTATCGTACCATTAGTGATTGGCGCTGAAACTGCTGCGCTAGATGCTTCCGCTCAACTTGCTGAAAAGGGCTATAAAGTGATCGCTTTCCGTCCACCTACCGTACCAGAGGGTACTTCACGTTTGCGTTTCAGTTTTTCCGCAAGCCATAAAGACGAAGACGTTGAGGGCTTAATTATGGCCTGTAAGGCTTTAGGGTATGGAGCATAG
- the bioD gene encoding dethiobiotin synthase, with translation MNGLFITSTGTEIGKTFVTASLCHQLKAAGKTVHAIKAIISGIEDDMTDTDTAVIAESLGLEPTEATWNAISPFRYKAPLAPSMAAKLEGKTLDYDALIAFCRKQLNENPFTLVEGVGGSFVPLNDDKLVANWIADLKLDSILVAGSYLGTLSHITATLEAMQARKLPVRAIVISETAGDDHPDFIATIEQVKHWTDLPVIALPRIKTPDLWRASPDMLSQLNL, from the coding sequence ATGAACGGTCTTTTCATTACCTCTACAGGTACCGAAATTGGCAAAACCTTTGTAACTGCCAGCCTTTGCCATCAACTGAAAGCCGCTGGCAAAACCGTGCATGCTATCAAAGCTATTATCAGTGGCATCGAAGATGACATGACAGATACGGATACTGCCGTGATTGCTGAAAGTCTCGGGCTTGAGCCAACAGAGGCGACATGGAATGCCATTTCTCCATTCCGCTATAAAGCGCCACTAGCACCAAGCATGGCAGCGAAACTCGAAGGTAAAACGCTAGATTATGATGCCCTTATTGCTTTTTGCCGGAAACAACTAAATGAAAACCCATTCACCCTTGTAGAAGGTGTTGGCGGCAGCTTTGTACCGCTTAATGATGATAAACTCGTTGCCAACTGGATTGCGGACCTGAAGCTGGATTCCATTCTCGTTGCTGGTAGCTATCTAGGAACCTTATCCCATATCACCGCAACACTTGAAGCTATGCAGGCACGCAAACTGCCTGTAAGAGCCATCGTGATCAGCGAGACAGCCGGAGACGACCACCCGGATTTCATCGCCACCATTGAGCAGGTTAAGCATTGGACAGATCTTCCGGTAATCGCGCTACCTCGTATCAAAACGCCTGACCTATGGCGTGCAAGCCCTGACATGCTCAGCCAATTAAATCTCTAG
- a CDS encoding LuxR C-terminal-related transcriptional regulator yields MQLIHSFIESLEACQSNLQVWEEFLEFIRERNFTHASYSYGYATREVPSHTIEGSSNLLHVSLAGKSWITSIDATVIEGYRKKRAKNLDPTRNYLVSPTLKPSFHGKTKLEPNDPFYDVRFEFMDHMHENGLRSFLLIPIKHLFGRNNADVSLFCDMEVEDLENQIAPSAVNECHIAALYMHTVFQNHMRYVYAEALGIKGRPYEVLQKLHAGYTNTQIGEMLGMSTPTVSFHLKELRETLDVASTREILPTALRHGILDG; encoded by the coding sequence GTGCAATTAATTCATAGTTTTATTGAAAGCTTGGAGGCTTGCCAGTCAAATCTTCAAGTCTGGGAAGAATTCCTGGAATTTATTAGAGAGCGTAATTTTACACACGCTTCCTATAGCTACGGCTACGCCACCCGAGAAGTTCCTTCACACACTATTGAAGGCAGTTCTAATCTACTTCATGTGTCCTTAGCCGGTAAAAGCTGGATTACCAGTATTGATGCAACTGTTATTGAGGGATATCGAAAAAAACGCGCAAAAAATCTGGACCCAACCAGGAACTATCTTGTGTCACCTACATTGAAACCATCCTTTCACGGCAAAACAAAACTGGAACCAAACGACCCGTTCTATGACGTTCGTTTTGAATTCATGGATCATATGCATGAAAATGGCCTTCGTTCCTTTTTACTTATTCCTATCAAACATTTGTTTGGTCGTAATAATGCAGATGTCAGCCTTTTCTGTGATATGGAAGTAGAAGATTTAGAAAATCAAATCGCACCGTCGGCAGTAAATGAATGCCATATTGCTGCACTTTACATGCATACGGTTTTCCAAAATCATATGCGCTATGTTTATGCCGAAGCACTTGGCATTAAGGGCAGACCATACGAAGTTCTGCAAAAGCTACATGCCGGTTACACCAACACACAAATCGGCGAAATGCTGGGCATGTCAACTCCCACTGTATCTTTTCATCTAAAGGAACTTCGAGAAACGCTTGATGTTGCATCAACACGCGAGATATTACCCACTGCCTTAAGGCACGGTATTCTGGATGGGTAA
- a CDS encoding sulfurtransferase TusA family protein translates to MSKHPNKVAVELDATGLMCPMPVLRARRFLDDMTVGEILQVTASDPASVHDMPAFCRMAGHKLLMAYVEDDNYIFEIEKCLPAET, encoded by the coding sequence ATGAGTAAACATCCAAACAAAGTTGCTGTTGAATTAGATGCAACGGGCCTTATGTGCCCTATGCCGGTGCTGCGTGCACGTAGATTTCTTGACGATATGACAGTTGGTGAAATTTTACAGGTAACAGCGTCTGATCCCGCATCGGTGCATGATATGCCCGCTTTCTGCCGCATGGCAGGCCATAAGCTTTTAATGGCATATGTAGAAGACGATAATTATATCTTTGAAATTGAGAAATGTCTGCCCGCGGAGACATAG
- a CDS encoding TIGR02186 family protein, with translation MRLLVLIYMLFVTVVLPSPVMALVTDLSNNKIEIRYSFDGAQLILFGAVGTSLKDPDSAPYEVVVVVRGPNSETVVRKKERVGVIWVNNQNITFPSAPGYYAVAATASLDEIAPAAVFEKYGIGFDYLPLVVRSGGDVAAPEPAFREALFRLRAGEELFRQELDSVTKLTQGLFRTDIHLPANVPVGDFIVETFLFQDGKIKDRSRIKLDVGKEGFERAAYDFAHGSPFLYGLTAVVVALSAGWLAGVLGKK, from the coding sequence ATGCGTCTGCTCGTTCTTATTTACATGCTGTTTGTAACTGTGGTCCTGCCGTCGCCCGTCATGGCTTTGGTAACCGATCTCTCGAACAATAAAATTGAGATACGTTACAGTTTTGATGGTGCACAGTTGATCTTGTTTGGAGCGGTGGGCACATCGCTTAAAGACCCAGACAGCGCGCCGTATGAAGTTGTTGTTGTGGTCCGCGGACCAAATAGCGAAACTGTGGTGCGCAAGAAAGAAAGGGTTGGCGTTATCTGGGTGAATAACCAGAATATCACTTTCCCCTCCGCCCCAGGATACTATGCTGTTGCTGCAACTGCGTCCCTGGATGAAATTGCTCCGGCAGCTGTGTTTGAAAAATACGGTATTGGGTTTGATTATCTGCCGCTTGTTGTGCGCTCAGGTGGTGATGTAGCAGCCCCTGAGCCCGCTTTTAGAGAGGCTCTTTTTCGCCTTCGTGCTGGAGAAGAATTGTTCCGGCAGGAACTTGATAGCGTTACCAAGCTAACGCAGGGGCTTTTCAGAACAGATATTCACTTGCCAGCGAACGTACCCGTTGGTGATTTTATTGTTGAAACGTTTTTGTTTCAGGACGGTAAAATCAAAGATCGTAGTCGTATCAAGTTAGATGTTGGTAAAGAAGGTTTCGAGCGGGCTGCTTATGATTTCGCTCATGGGTCCCCGTTTCTATACGGTTTAACCGCCGTTGTTGTGGCTTTAAGTGCTGGCTGGCTTGCTGGTGTTTTAGGGAAGAAATAA
- a CDS encoding sulfite exporter TauE/SafE family protein, whose product MPLYLPIAELSMNIFLVIGMGAVVGFLSGMFGVGGGFLMTPLLIFSGVPPAVAVATESNEITAASVSGALAHWRRQGVDVKMGAVLIVGGAIGSFFGAQVFTYLKSLGQVDLMIALAYVVFLGSVGGLMFWESMRAIYRQYTGYVPPKLSREDRHKAWIHALPFKMRFRKSRLYISAILPLAIGMLVGVLAAIMGVGGGFIMVPAMIYILGMPTNVVVGTSLFQIIFVTALTTIFHSVNTQTVDIFLAVLLLFGAVIGAQVGARVGLKMKGEQLRALLAVMVLGVCIKMGFGLVIEPEELYSVAEAAEQGGH is encoded by the coding sequence ATGCCTCTTTATCTGCCGATTGCCGAACTCTCCATGAACATATTTTTGGTGATTGGAATGGGGGCTGTCGTTGGCTTTCTTTCGGGTATGTTTGGAGTTGGTGGTGGTTTCCTTATGACACCGCTGTTAATTTTCTCTGGCGTGCCGCCTGCTGTTGCTGTGGCAACTGAATCCAATGAAATTACCGCCGCTTCTGTATCGGGTGCGCTGGCGCACTGGCGAAGGCAAGGTGTAGATGTGAAGATGGGGGCTGTCCTTATTGTCGGCGGCGCTATTGGCTCCTTCTTTGGGGCACAGGTCTTTACGTATCTGAAATCACTGGGGCAGGTTGACCTGATGATCGCCCTTGCTTACGTGGTTTTCCTTGGGTCTGTTGGTGGGTTGATGTTCTGGGAAAGTATGCGGGCCATATATCGTCAGTACACAGGATATGTGCCACCAAAGCTTTCTCGGGAAGATCGCCATAAAGCGTGGATACATGCACTGCCATTTAAGATGCGTTTCCGTAAATCTCGCCTTTATATCTCTGCAATCCTGCCACTTGCTATTGGTATGTTAGTTGGTGTTCTTGCGGCGATTATGGGTGTTGGTGGTGGTTTCATCATGGTTCCTGCCATGATTTATATCCTTGGTATGCCGACCAATGTGGTTGTGGGAACATCTCTGTTCCAGATTATTTTTGTTACAGCACTAACCACAATCTTCCATTCAGTGAATACCCAAACGGTGGATATTTTCCTTGCAGTTCTGTTGTTGTTCGGTGCGGTGATTGGCGCACAAGTTGGAGCGCGTGTTGGCCTTAAAATGAAAGGCGAGCAGCTGCGAGCACTTCTTGCTGTTATGGTGCTAGGTGTGTGTATCAAGATGGGCTTTGGTTTGGTGATTGAGCCAGAAGAGCTATACAGTGTTGCAGAAGCAGCAGAACAGGGTGGCCACTAA
- a CDS encoding MerR family DNA-binding transcriptional regulator, which yields MSKQENRTYSIQDLATEFHITPRTLRHYEEQGLIAPQRQGQTRVYSGADRARLSWILRGKRVGFSLAEVGEMLDLYDIGDGRQTQREVAENRCRERITALKAQRDDINATIVELEGFCDLLSNLKRCEKTGQWVDTTTGEIMSSFNPE from the coding sequence ATGTCAAAACAAGAAAACAGAACCTATTCAATTCAGGATCTCGCAACAGAGTTCCATATAACCCCCCGGACCTTGCGGCACTATGAAGAGCAAGGGCTTATCGCACCGCAGCGCCAAGGCCAAACACGTGTCTATAGCGGTGCTGACCGCGCCCGTCTTTCCTGGATACTCCGGGGCAAGCGAGTTGGTTTCTCCCTTGCCGAGGTGGGTGAGATGTTGGACTTGTATGATATTGGCGATGGCCGCCAAACCCAACGTGAAGTCGCCGAAAACCGTTGCCGCGAAAGGATAACAGCCTTGAAGGCCCAACGGGACGATATTAACGCAACCATCGTAGAGCTCGAAGGCTTCTGCGATCTGCTTTCCAATTTGAAACGCTGTGAAAAAACCGGCCAGTGGGTTGATACCACAACCGGCGAAATCATGAGCAGCTTCAACCCTGAATAA
- a CDS encoding acyl-CoA dehydrogenase C-terminal domain-containing protein — translation MPSYKAPVKDMSFVLNEVLNLSQYSHLPGYDEATPDLISAILEEGAKLCENELAPLNLSGDQEGCHRAEDGSVTTPKGFKEAYAKYTEGGWPGLTENPDFGGQGMPHTLGFCLEEMMVSSNMAFAMYPGLTAGARAAINIDGTDEQKQTYLPKMISGEWTGTMNLTEPHCGTDLGMLRTKAEPNDDGSYAISGTKIFISAGDHDMADNIIHLVLARLPDAPKGVKGISLFIVPKFNLNEDGSVGEKNGVSCGSIEEKMGIHGNSTCVMNYDGAKGFLLGEPHKGLRSMFIMMNAARIGVAVQGYGLSEVAYQNAVEYAKDRIQGRALTGPKMPEKVADSIIVHPDVRRNLMNARSFNEAARAAAIWCALLVDVSHNEPDEEKRQWADDIVGLLTPVMKGVFTDRGFEYCASSQQVFGGHGYISEWGMEQFVRDARITQIYEGANGIQALDLVGRKLPANGGRGIQAFFSYVGKFLSTNKENEKLADFVKPLSKALTDLQTATMWLVQNGMANPDNAGAASTPYMHLFGHVLLGFQWAQIAKIATEQLDAGTSDPTFYENKLITGRYYMNRRMPETAALLGELQTGAEDVMALDAANF, via the coding sequence ATGCCAAGCTATAAGGCCCCTGTAAAGGACATGAGTTTCGTTTTGAACGAGGTACTGAACCTCAGCCAATATTCCCACCTTCCGGGTTACGATGAAGCAACCCCTGATCTAATCTCCGCTATTCTTGAAGAAGGTGCGAAGCTTTGTGAAAACGAGCTAGCTCCACTTAACCTTTCAGGTGATCAGGAAGGCTGTCACCGCGCAGAAGACGGTTCTGTAACAACACCGAAAGGCTTCAAGGAAGCATACGCAAAATACACTGAAGGTGGCTGGCCTGGCCTTACAGAAAACCCAGACTTTGGCGGCCAAGGCATGCCACACACGCTCGGTTTTTGCCTTGAGGAAATGATGGTTTCTTCAAACATGGCGTTTGCTATGTACCCGGGCCTTACAGCTGGTGCACGTGCCGCTATCAATATTGATGGTACCGACGAGCAAAAGCAAACATACCTACCGAAAATGATTTCAGGTGAATGGACAGGTACCATGAACCTGACTGAGCCACACTGTGGTACAGATCTTGGTATGCTGCGCACTAAAGCAGAGCCAAATGATGATGGTTCTTACGCAATCTCCGGCACAAAGATTTTCATCTCCGCTGGCGATCACGATATGGCTGATAACATCATCCACCTTGTTCTCGCACGCTTGCCAGATGCACCCAAGGGCGTGAAAGGTATTTCGCTCTTTATCGTGCCGAAATTCAATCTGAATGAAGACGGCTCCGTTGGTGAGAAGAACGGCGTCTCTTGTGGTTCCATCGAAGAAAAAATGGGCATCCACGGCAACTCTACTTGTGTGATGAACTATGATGGCGCCAAAGGCTTCTTGCTTGGCGAACCGCACAAAGGCCTACGCTCTATGTTCATTATGATGAACGCTGCGCGTATTGGTGTTGCTGTTCAGGGTTATGGCCTTTCTGAAGTTGCTTACCAAAACGCTGTTGAATATGCGAAGGACCGTATCCAAGGCCGTGCCCTTACTGGCCCTAAAATGCCGGAAAAAGTAGCTGATTCAATTATCGTACACCCAGATGTACGCCGTAACCTTATGAACGCCCGCTCTTTCAATGAAGCAGCACGTGCTGCTGCTATATGGTGTGCTCTGCTTGTTGATGTATCACATAACGAGCCTGACGAAGAAAAACGTCAGTGGGCAGACGATATCGTTGGTCTTCTAACTCCTGTGATGAAAGGCGTGTTCACAGACCGCGGTTTTGAATATTGCGCTAGCTCTCAGCAAGTATTTGGCGGCCACGGTTATATCTCTGAATGGGGTATGGAACAGTTTGTTCGTGATGCACGTATCACTCAGATTTACGAAGGTGCAAACGGTATTCAGGCGCTTGATCTTGTGGGCCGTAAACTTCCCGCAAATGGTGGTCGCGGCATTCAGGCCTTCTTCAGCTATGTAGGCAAGTTCCTATCTACCAACAAAGAGAATGAAAAGCTTGCTGATTTCGTGAAACCACTCAGCAAAGCGCTGACTGATCTTCAAACAGCAACAATGTGGCTTGTGCAAAATGGCATGGCAAACCCAGACAATGCAGGTGCCGCTTCCACGCCATATATGCACCTGTTTGGTCACGTACTCCTTGGTTTCCAGTGGGCACAAATTGCAAAAATTGCAACTGAACAACTGGACGCAGGCACAAGTGACCCTACCTTCTATGAAAACAAGTTAATCACAGGCCGTTATTACATGAACCGCCGCATGCCGGAAACTGCAGCCCTTCTTGGTGAACTGCAAACGGGTGCAGAAGATGTAATGGCGCTTGACGCAGCAAATTTCTAA
- a CDS encoding acetyl-CoA C-acetyltransferase codes for MTDAYIYDAIRTPRGRGRKDGSLHEITPVQLATQALEAIRDRNDLDTSVVDDVVMGCVAPVGEQGSNIARVAAINAGYAETVAGFQLNRFCASGLEAVNVAAAKVMSGEADMAIGGGVESMSRVPMGSDGGAWPMDPSVAFDSYFVPQGISADLIATKYGYSRDDVDAYAVESQNRAKASWDDNRFAKSIVPVKDVVGMTVLDHDEFMRPETTMQSLGALKPSFVQMGEFGFDNVAIQKYPEIERINHVHHAGNSSGIVDGSSAILVGTKEMGEKLGLKARARIRSMASVGSEPTIMLTGPSFAAEKALKRAGMSTSDIDVWELNEAFASVVLRFMEALNIDHSDINVNGGAIAMGHPLGATGSMILGTVLDELERSNKETALATLCIGAGMGTATIIERV; via the coding sequence ATGACTGATGCTTATATTTATGATGCTATCAGAACACCGCGCGGACGCGGTCGTAAAGATGGCTCGCTCCACGAAATTACACCAGTTCAGCTTGCCACTCAGGCGCTAGAAGCAATTCGTGACCGGAATGATCTTGATACATCCGTTGTAGATGACGTGGTTATGGGGTGTGTGGCACCAGTTGGTGAGCAAGGTTCAAACATCGCACGTGTTGCAGCAATCAATGCTGGTTACGCAGAAACTGTTGCCGGCTTCCAGCTGAACCGTTTTTGTGCGTCCGGCCTTGAAGCTGTAAACGTAGCAGCAGCAAAAGTTATGTCTGGTGAAGCAGATATGGCAATCGGCGGCGGTGTTGAAAGCATGTCACGCGTACCAATGGGCTCTGATGGCGGTGCTTGGCCGATGGACCCATCTGTAGCGTTCGACAGTTACTTCGTACCACAAGGTATTTCAGCTGACCTTATCGCAACAAAATACGGCTATAGCCGTGATGATGTTGATGCTTACGCTGTTGAATCCCAAAACCGTGCGAAAGCATCTTGGGATGATAACCGTTTTGCTAAATCAATCGTGCCAGTGAAAGACGTGGTTGGCATGACTGTGCTGGACCATGACGAGTTCATGCGCCCTGAAACAACAATGCAGTCTCTTGGCGCTCTTAAGCCATCTTTCGTACAGATGGGTGAATTTGGTTTTGATAACGTTGCAATCCAGAAATACCCGGAAATTGAACGTATCAATCACGTACACCATGCTGGTAACTCATCCGGTATCGTAGACGGCTCTTCTGCTATCCTCGTTGGTACAAAAGAAATGGGCGAAAAGCTTGGCCTTAAGGCACGTGCACGCATCCGTTCTATGGCATCTGTTGGTTCTGAGCCAACAATCATGCTTACTGGCCCATCTTTTGCGGCAGAAAAAGCACTGAAACGCGCTGGTATGAGCACATCAGACATTGATGTTTGGGAACTGAACGAAGCGTTCGCTTCTGTTGTTCTGCGCTTTATGGAAGCACTGAATATTGATCACAGTGACATCAACGTAAACGGTGGAGCTATCGCGATGGGTCACCCACTTGGTGCAACTGGTTCCATGATCCTTGGTACTGTTCTTGATGAGCTTGAGCGTTCAAACAAAGAAACAGCGCTTGCAACACTTTGTATTGGTGCAGGCATGGGTACTGCAACAATCATCGAACGCGTTTAA